The genome window AACGGGCCATTCAACGACTTTGAAGCACTTTATTCTGATATTCATATTCAGCAGCCAGACTTCGCTCGAAAGTTAGAAGAAAAAATTTATAATTACTTTTCACAGTTACAACTTCCAGATTCCCCGACAATTTATGATTACTTAATTCTTTCCCTTAGAGAAAAAGACGTTATCGCGACGTTTAACTGGGATCCGCTACTGCCACAAGCGGCTGTTAGGATTTCCAGCTTGAACTTAGGGATACGCATGCCTGAAATCTTATTTTTACATGGCAATGTTGGGATGAAACATTGTCCTAATTGTAAGAGCCAATTTCCTTTAGTTTTACCCTGTTGTCCCGGCTGTAGGACACACAAAGGGGAGCGATTTAAGCTTCTTTATCCCATTAAGAAGAAAAATTATTCAGCAAGTTCAGCGATTGAACGTCAATGGGGAAGATTAGAAGAGAAGTTGAAACAAGCACTGTTTGTTTCAATTTTTGGCTACGGAGCTCCCATTTCAGACATCGATGCGATTAATCAATTAAAGCAAGCATGGGGGGAGAAAGAAGATCGAAATCTTGAACAGTATGAATTGATTGATATTGCGGAAAGAGAAGAGGTCGAAAAGAGGTGGGAGCAGTTTATTCACACTCATCATTCTGAATATGTCACTGATTTTTTTGATAGTCGAATCGCAAGGCATCCCCGAAGAAGTTGCGAGAGTATGGTGGCTCAGTTTTTTATGAACCTTTGGCAAGACGAAACTTCACGGCCACCCATGTTTGCCACAGTAAACGAGCTTGCAGACTGGATGTATGAAAGGATTTCCTATGAATAGCGCATCTAAAAGAAAACTATTGTTGTTTTGCCATCAGAGCAAGACAGAGATCGTACTCACCAAGAATGATGCCAATAAGTTAGCAATGTCTTGGCTAGAGCGCCTTCATGATGCGCAAATGGGGCACTATATTTTATCTGAGAAGCAGCAGGGAATTGGTTCTGGACTTGGTTTCTTTTTGACTGTTTTTACTGTGATAATAACTGCACTTACTTTTTATCAGAATACTTCAGATGTGTATAAATGGTTCTTTGCAATACTCTGTTCATTTGCAACTATTTTATCCGCAATACAAAGTTTTTATCGACCAAGTCAGAGGTCAGAGATTCATCGTTCTCAGGCTTCTCGCTACGGAGCTTTAAAGAGAGATTTGGAGCTACTTTTAGCAAAAAAAGGCATCACTCCCACTGAATTTGTATCGCAATTGAATGAAATAAAGAAAGAATGGGATGCTGTGGCTGGCGAATCACCGCTTACAGATTTTGATACGTTGAAGGAAATAAAGAAAAAGAAAAAGCAACTTGCAGAAGATGACCTTGAACCTGTTAAGTTGATTTAGGTTGCTCATGCGTTTTATCCCAAATGGCCCTGACATTCCACTTAGCTTATTGAAGGCTCGTGATGAGAATCGAGTAATTTTTTTCTGTGGTGCAGGAGTTTCTCAAGCCTGCTCTGGCATATGCAGTTTTGAAGAATTGACTCAAAAAGTATTCGAGAAACTTCATGTGTCAAAAACTGATGGCATCTATACTTTAATTGAACGTATTAAGACTGTTGAAGAAGAGCACGGTGTTCATGGTTTGTTGTCTACGGATAGGATTTACCGAGAGCTTGAGCGTGAATTTGATCCGGCAGAAATAAAAAGTGCTTTTGTCGATGCTCTTTCGGACGATTCTTCGTCTAACTTGTCAGCACATGAAACACTTCTGAAGCTGGCAACAACAGATGATAACCGGGTACAGATTGTTACGACAAATTTTGATCGCTTTTTTAGTAGATGTGACCCCGATGTTCCAGTGTATCATCCTCCAAATATTGCAGGGCACGTTAATCCCAAAACTTTTCACGGGATATTGCACTTGCATGGCTGTCTTGACGTCGATCATAACTCTATTGAATCGCGAGATCTTATTTTGACTAGTGTCGACTTTGGCGCGGCATACTTAGCTGATGGCTGGGCAACACAGTTCTATAAGCAGCTCTTCAAAGATTATGTAATAGTTTTTGTCGGATATTCTGCAGAAGATGCCCCTGTAATGTATTTACTTGAAGCTTTGGGAGCGCAGCAAGGCAACTTCTTAGAGGCATATGCCTTTCATGACTCTTCTCAAGATGATCATTGGAATGCTAAAGGAATCACGTCGATTTCTTATTCTACAGATGAGGAACATAGAAATCTATGGGAAACACTTAAGAGGTGGGCAGTTAAAGTTTCTGAGCCTGAGAGATGGGCGAGTGAAACCCTGAAGCTAGCATGTTGTTCTCCTCGCATGCTGGAACCAATTCAGCGAGAACAAGTTGCTCTTTTTGTAAGTGACCTAGATGGAGCCAAAAAGTTTCTTGATTGTGACCCTTCCCCCTGTCCTGAATGGCTATGCGTTTTTAGTAGTAAGTATCGATTAAGAAAGACTGCTAGTTGGGATGAACGTGAAGCCGCTTCATCTCCTTATAGTAGCTATGGATTAGCTTCTGATCCAATTCCTCAAAATAAGAAGTCCAACAGTCAGATAAGAAATGGTGAATGGGGGTGGGACGCTTTTGAGCAAAGTTTTGACACTCATCAACGTCAAGCGCTCAATACCTTCTTTCAAGGGCATAACAATTTATCTTCAAGGGTTTGGGCACTTGCTAGATGGATGGCAAAGAACATTGATCATCCAATAACTGTCTGGTGGGCATCACAGCAACGTTCTGTGCATCCTGCAGTACAAGACATAATTTCGGATAGTCTTTATCGATCAGCTTCAGATGTACCGACTAACTTAGCTGAAGCGTGGTTTGATATTCTTGAAGCATGGCAAAATTCTTCTCGCATTTTGAATCGTGAGTTACATATGGTTGAGGGAGTGATCTCCAAGCATGGTTTGAGCACAGCCCTTCTCAGGGCATGGAAAAAGCTAACTCGTCCATTCATCTGTACCAAGACTTCTTTATACCCAGACCTTCCTCCGGGGTTTGATGATCTTCCACTATTGAGAAGAGACTTTTTGCGTTTTGAAATAAAATATGAAGATGAATATAGAACGCCTGCGGTTTGTGCCGAATGGCTTCCTGCAATTGTAGGTGCTTCTAAAGAAAACTTGCAAGAGGCAGTTAAACTTGAAGAACGTTTTGGTGATTATTTCAATCTTCGAAGGCTACCTCTTGTTGTCTCTAGTGAACGCGATCAACAAGGTAATTTTTTTCAAGGAAATTGTTTGAATGCTCAGCTTCTATGGTTCATTTCTCTTTTTGAGAAATTTATTGATAGCCATTTAGATTTGGCAAGAAAGGAAGCAAATTCGTGGAGAACGATTAATAATCCTTTGTTTGATCGGTTATGTATCTGGGCAGCAGCAAAAGGTAATTTTCTCTCTTCATCTGATAGTGTGGCTTTAATCTGTGGTTTATCTAGAGATGCATTTTGGGAGTACCAGCATGAGGCTGATTTGCTTTCAGCATTAAGAGAACGTTGGAGTGGCTATTCGTCTTCGATGATAAGAAGAATAGAGAATAAATTGCTTTTAGGGCCGAAGTTGCCTAGCCGCATAGCAAAAAACGAACAGCTAAATTATAAATCAACCACTATCTTAACTAGGTTGAATTATCTAAAAAAACATGGCTGCAAATTTACTTTCAATTTTGATGAGAAGAAAGAAGTATTGGTCAGCAATATGACCAACAAAGAGGAAGAAGTACTACCAAGCAGCCATGTTTCTCGAAGTGGCTTTATAAAAGTTGTGACAAATAAGGATGCTTCAGTATTTGTAAGTAAATCAAAGGAAGAAATTTTAAGAAAAGCTGAAGAAGCTCTTGATAAATATCCAGTTTATGGAGAGCGCGAAAATCCTTTTGCTGGATTAGTAGAAAACGACCCGGAAAAAGCGCTAGTTGTTTTGTGCTATGGATTAGAGCTTGGTGAGCTTCACCCGAGATTGTGGAAAACTTTTTTGGAACAAACGAGAAATGAGCCGCAGCTTATTCTTTTGATAAACACAGCTAAGCATTTAATGGCGGTACCAAAAGAGCTCCTATCTGAGATTTATTATGATATAGGTCTATGGTTTGAGTATGTTGCAAAGTTGTTCTTTAATGGCTCTTCAAAATTCTTTTTCGAATTTTGTGATTGGGCAGTCGAACTCCTTGATGATCTTTCAGCGGAGAACGCTTCTGCTGTTGTACGTGGCAGCCTTGAAATAGATTGGGCGACAGAGGCATTGAATTCTCTGGCAGGCAAGATTGCAAGAGCAGTCGTAGTGACTTTTGATTCTAAAAAGCCTGATCAATTTGGCAATGCTCTTCTGTGTTTTGAGAAACTTTTGAATGCCCCTGAAGACCATAAGCGCTTAGCGTTAGTTATGATTAGTCACCAGTTAAGGTATTTGTATCAGGAAGAAGCAGATTGGACAGAGAGGCATCTGCTTCCTATCTTAAGTTCAGGCGATCTAGATACAATTGATGCATTTTGGAGTGGTTATCTTTGGGAAGGTGGAATTCCTACTACAGATTTGTTTGTTAAAATTAAAACTTCACTCCTTGCATTTATAGGGCGCGATAAAGAGCTTCGTAGAAAATACAATGCGGCGATTGCTTACATTCTATTACATAAGTGGGAATGTACTTCTTCGCAAATTTCAAGTGATGACTTACGTAATGTGTTATTGAAAAACGATGATGGATTAAGAACTAGCATATTATCCCAAATAAGCGCTTGGGTTACCAGCGAAGATGACAATACAAGAATTTCTTGGGAATTAGCTTCAGTTCGCTTTTTTGAAGAAGTTTGGCCTAAACAATTGCGTATTCGCACTGCAAATACCACTGGGGCATTGTGTCGCATTCTTTTCTCAAGTGCCGAAACTGTTCGCCGGTTTTCACCTTACATTCTACCCTTACTTGGTAAGACAAATGAGCAGTATGATCGCTGGACTTATTTCCTTTCAGATAAAGATGAAATTTTTGATCAATATCCTGATGTGATATTAAAAGTTTTGGTTAGAACGCTTCCTGATACAACTGAAGTGTGGCCGTATGGGTTATACGATGTGCTCCAGAAACTAAAAGATACTGAAGTTGGTGGGGACAGAGAGTTTCAAGAAATAAAGCGAAAGTGGGATAACCGTTAGGAGGCGTATGTTTTCGAACCGAACTGCTGAGGATATGCTTGAAAAGGCTAAAAGAGAACTTGAGAAGTACCAACGTGGACATAGTGATGATGATCTTTTTAACTTATTCGTTTCTATTGCTCACATTGAAGATTATTTCCTCCAGCGTCCCTCTCGAAAAACAAAGAAGCTACGGACAAAAATGTGTGAGGAGTACTTTGGGAGTGACTTGTATAGCTGGATGAAGTTTGTTTCAAATAAGCAAAAGCATGCAAAAATAGAACGTAATGTAACTGCAATTGAAATGGATCAAACATTACGGGAAAGAGTCGGTTCTGGCTGTGTCGGTGGCGCAATGTTAAATGAACATGTTGTGAATGGCACTCCAGCACACGAAATAAGTTGCTCCCTTGGAGCATACAAACTTGATGTTCTTGCAAGGATGTTGATTTCGAAATGGGGTGAACTACTTGCAAGGTAATAGTGTTGGAAAGAATAAAAAAAGCCGCTCGATATCGAGCGGCTTTTTTTATTCTTTCCACTGATTTTTAATTTCAGCAAATTCGTCCTCTGAGAAACAAATTTCTTTCCACAAATGAATCGACGGCATTTCTTCAAAGTTCGGATTCTTTGAAAGAGAGAATGCAAGTGAAGCGGTTGATTGTCGAATGATCAATGCATCTTCAAAATTAATATGGCTTTTCATTAACGCGGTGTAATCACTAATATTATTAAGTGCATGATCTATTTTATTTATCTGGTCTTGAGTGAATGATATTTTTGCATGTAAATATTCAATCATTGAGAGAGGGAAAGCTATTTTTTGATCTTTTTGCCATAAGATGACGTTGATCAGTGAATTTAATAAGTTATGCTTTAAGGTGTTAGGCACTTTTTTACTTAACAAACATCGCTTGATAGCTCTGACTGCGTCATTGAAGATTCCTCGATCATTGGAAGATAAGTTTATTTCAATCTTTGAAGTGAGTTGACTTTCGTTATAACTACTATCGCTGATCACAGTAAGCAGTTCTAAGGATGTGATGTTGTGCAACTCCATGTCGTTTATCAATTCATGATAAGTCTTGTTAACAGTTAAGTGAGGGGCATTGCAGATTAATCTAGCTAGTGCTTGAATTAGTTGTTGAAATAAAATCTTACAACGCTTTGCATCTATGTTGGAAAGTAATATATCGTTGGTATTCAACCTGTTTTTATTCGATTTCCACAGGTTAAGGGCAGATGCGATAATAGAATTGAAGTTGTCTTGCGACCACTTAATGTTCTCAGAACTGTTTAGTAATTCTAATACGGCGCGTTCAGCTTCGGATTTTTGGAATTCAGCAAGAATGTATTTTTTTAGTTTCGGCTCTAGATCACAAGGGCACATACTCGTCAGAGAAGAATGATAAAGACCAGAATGCACAGGCCATTCTTCCTCATCATGTTGAGCGAATAAGTTGTTTCTGAACTGTGTTAGCTGTGCAGGCGTTAATAAATCTTGTTCATAAAATATGAAAAGTTTTAAGCAAGCAGTTTTTCTAGTTGATTCTACAGTTGAGGTGAGGTCGCTAAGTAAAAGTTTTATTGTCTCGTTTTTGTGAGATATTATTTCTCTTGGCACTGTCATCTTATTGATTCTTTCGAAATAGTAAACGACTGGGTCTACAAGTTCAGAAGATAATAGTGGATGTGTTGTATCTAAATTAGGAAACAGAATAAGTGTATTGAAATGATCTATAAGTTCTTTATCAGAACATGATGTAATTAGTCTCTTGGTAAGTTTTCCAAGATTACTAAATGCAACTTGGATTTTGAAATCTGCTCTAAAAATTTCATCCAATATTGCAATAATTTTTGCCCTGTCGCTAGGATTAGACTTTACGCATAAGTGGGAAAGAATCTCAGGAATAACATTCGCCAGACGTCTAAAGTAGGTATCCTCAAGCGCGGAGTCTGCATTAGAAAGTTGTTTAAAAATTTCTTTCAAATGGCAAGTCGTCTGTTGAATTGCTAAAGATATAAACGAGGTATTATAGGTTAGAAGTGTTTTTCTATCCCAGACAGAATCAACTGCTTTATCCTCAGCAAGTCTGATTAGAGTAATCAATGTCCAATAAGGTGAAGAGGTGCTTATCACTTTTAATGAATTAACCATCGTGTCCTTGTAAAGACTAGTTCCATAGATTCTTGCTGTCCCTACCGTTTTTTCGATCATTTTTACAAAGTTAAAGCCAGAAATTAATTTTTCATCATAGTTTTTGTAATGTGTTTGAGTGGAGTATGTTCCAATGTCGAAAGTCGGCTTAGGAACGCCATTATGTTGAAAGTTTTTTTCTGACTGTGTTTGTAATTTTAATAGATCGAATTCTAGCCAAGGATCACATGAAAATTGCTTAAGTTCATTCTGTCTTATAAGTTCTCTTTTGTTTTCAAGAGTGTTTTTGTGTGACTTCCACTGATCGACTAATGAGTTCCATTCGATATTAGCCGAAGAAAGTTCATGATCTTTGTCGCTAAATAATTTTTCCCACGCTTCTTCGGGTGGTAGCTCATCCTTAGGAGCGAAGTGAAAGAGAGGCTCAGAATCTGGCTCAGTTAATTTTTCATTGTCCCATTTCATAAATGTGAAGTTTTTAAATTGGGCTAGTTCTTTTTGGGGGACGGTATATTTAGTCGTAGTGTACCTAAGACCGCTTTCCACATATCGAGTATGTAAAATTAACCAGCTTTCAAGGGATAGTAGTGAAATGTTAATTGATGATTGTAAGTTAAGAGATGATCTAACTTTCTTAAGTGTGTTCTCAAGTATTGCCAATGCAATCTCAGGCTCTCCAATTTCAGCATGAAGACTAGCTCGTTTAGCTTCAAATGCTGGTAAGGAAGGGCTTTCATCCCATTGATCTAATTTTTTTTTAGCGTCAGAAAAGTCAAGATTAAAAAGCGAGGTTAAGATTTCCTCATAGCTGAATTCTTCTTGTTGTTCTAATGTTAACATTTCAAAATTTTGAGAAATTTTTTCTTTGATTTTTTCAAGTTTATCGTGAGCCCCCTCTTCTCTGTAGTATCTAAGTAATGATAATTGAAGATTGAAATAATATTTTTTTAAATCAGTTATGCATTGTTTGGGTGCGCTTTTTTCAAATTCATTATTTAGTATTTGTGCCAAAGATGTTTGTTCCAAAACATATTCAATGAATTTAGCATGATCATCAAAGATTGGGAGTAGAGATTGTTCAATTCGCCAAGTATATTCATGACAAAAAAGAAAAATTTTAATCGGTTCAATTTCTGTAAATTTATGATGATGGAATGAGTAAGCCCACTCAAATGTGCTACGAAGGCATTCTTTACGTTGAGATTCAGGTATAATAACCCAGCCGGGATATTCTTTTCTATCCTGCTCCCAACGAGCAGATGCAACTTCTATTTGTTGTTTTATGTCTTGATCTCCCCGAAATGGCTGAACTAAGGAAAATGGCCAATCGAGTGGTGGATTGTTAAGAGCTCGTTTTGATAGAAAGTCAATAAATAACCCAAGGCCATTAGAGTGTGACCCATTTATATTTTTACATAGATTCATGTTAACGACATGAATATTTTTTTTTGTCAGAAGAGCAAGTTGGGCTGGAGTGAAGTCAAATATGCCTACAAGATAAATTTTTGGAGCATTTTCTTTTAGATTGTCACGAATCCAGCCAATCCAAGAAAGAAAATTGGGATCATCACCAGAAAAGCCAATTAAGCACAAGGTGTTTTCAAGTAAGGATTGCTGCACTGTATTAACAAAAGGTGCAAATTTGTTTGGATAGCTACGGTAATCTTCTTCGGTAATTATGAATGGCCTTGTTGACGGAAAGCTACCGTGAAGCTTTATTATCCGTGGTTTTGATGCAAAAATAAGGTCTTGCTGGGTCAAAACGATATCGTACTTTCTCGAGAGGACGTTCTCGCAGGCTCGTTCAAGCAACGTGTCATAATTGGTTGTAAAAACATCTGTCCAAGGTAATTTTAGTAATTTTTCATGTAGCTTGGACGGGGTTCTCTTTTTGTCTGGAATATTATCAAGTAATAGTTGGTCAAGTGCCGGACGATTATGTGCTGCCTCAACTTCTTCTGCAAGTTTAAGCACATTTAGATATTTGAGATGGGAGGAGCTGTCACCATGGGCTTTTTCATAAAAAATATCAGCAAGTTGATTCCAACTAGGAAAATTTTGTTCAGTTCCAGCATGCGGGGTTGTATTAATACTGAAGCCCGCTCCCACCATTACTGATGCATGACCATTTCGTAATCTCTCTGCAATTTCTTGAAGCGGTGGGAGTAGTTCTATTTCTATTTCTAATTGCGGCATGTTATTTTCACCTATACATCGTTTTTCAGAAATATATAGTGAATAATAGCAGAAACGTATATGTAAAAACGTCTCATTACTTTGGTTCATGATGCGTTTTTTTGTGGAAATTAGCTTTTGCTTTTTAGTAGATCTTTAAACTCACTAAGTGGTTGTCCCGTTTGTGTGACAATCCAATAGTCCCACCCATTTTTAGAGCTTCCTACAACGAAACCTGCTGTAGATGAGATTGATTTGAAAGGCAGATCTTTTGTTGTAATTAATTTTCCATTATCTGTTTTTCTTAAATTTCCTTTAAGTTCCGCTTCTTTTCTTTGCCTAAGTGCTTCATTTGACATTGAGTCTTTCGTTCCTTCTACTATTGATCCTGCACAAAGGATTATCGATTTTTTAGTGTAAAAACGGGCTGTTGCATTGTTTTTGCGTGTCGTGATGGGAATAAAGCAAGGAGCCTTGTGTTGCAGGTTCTGTCCGACAATTGCAACAATCGTTGATTGAATTGTTTTGTCATCAGCTTCTGCAGCATCAAGTGCGTTTAAGGCAGCATTAAGTTGGAGAATCATGGGATTTGTATAGATGTTTTTATCTATATTGCTGAATGAAATATCTTCTTGCTTAAAGATATTCCCTTTACCAGTGAGAAGCCAGTTGGTGTCTATATTGTAATAAGTGGACCAGTTGGCAATACACATTGCTTTTGGCTGCCGTCCTTGATTTATGTACATGGACAGCGCTGGTCCAGATATACCCCCAGCCTTTGCAAATTCAGCATCTGAGACGTTAAGTGCTGTAATTGCTTCTCTGATTCTAAAAGAAAGAGTCTTTTTTTTCATATTTATAAAAGGGTTAGCGTTGTCGTTGTGATATTAACTTTCATGAATGTTTTTACATTTAAAAAGCATTTTAAGCAAAACCGTGATGTCTAACCAACATTTAACCGTTAACTTTCTGAGTAGAATTATAGTTTGTTTAACGTCCCTCAAACGTTGTTATTCTAAGACAACAGCAAACTATAATTCTACTCAGAAAGTTAGCTAGGAGGAAAAGGATAGTGCAATTTAACAAATCGAAAGAAGCAGATTGTGCATTGAACCGAAAAAAATGTTCACCCATGATATTTGGTATATCTATCTATTAAATATGAAAAAGTGTGCATTATTTTCTAAAGTTCTTGTGCTGAGAACAGGTTGTTTTAATCAACCAGCGCCACACTTAAGGCGTTGGTTGGTAGAATGGCCCCTCTTTATTAGCCAATCTGAGCTTAGCACAGGGGCTAACAAAATGGTCTCTATGATTTCAAAATCGTCAGTATTGAAAGATTGTGAATAGGAGATGGTATGTCTAAGTCAGAAGAATTTATAGAAGCATATTATGTCGTTCTACTAGCATTTTTTGAGAAGTATAAAAAAGCTATGGGGCAGGGGCAACCTGTGCCAGATTTTCCTAGCTTTGTGCTAAGAGCAGAGGTGTGGTCAGCCGTGTTTAAGCAGTCAGCGCCAAGAGTTGAGTATTTGAGCCACTTATTAATAGAATGGCCTTCTTTTGTGAGCCGAGCAGAACTTGGCACAGGAGCATACAAAATGATTTCAAAGTCAGCTATAATCAAAGCTGACGGGTCGGGAGAAGGGCCGCGTGTGAGAATTAAGATAGGTAATGCCGTTTGGTACCCAACTGCTTACTTGCTTGAATATTTAGAAGATAAGAAGCGAATGAAGGTAATTATTTCAGACAAGTTTGATACGAAGAAATAAAAAAAAGAGCCGGGCAACCCGGCTCCTTTTTTATTTAGTGTTCGTCAAATGAAAGGAACCCATTGTATTTGCTGTACCCTCCAGTTGAGCCTTCTAGAAGCATTTCAGCTATTGGCAAATAGTAATCCATTGTGATTCTTACATCACTGTGTCCTAACTGACTGCTAACTATTGCGATATCATATTTTGCAACTAACATGTTAACCGCACACATTGATCTTAATGTATGGAATGTTGCTCGCGTTTGAT of Halodesulfovibrio sp. contains these proteins:
- a CDS encoding SLATT domain-containing protein → MNSASKRKLLLFCHQSKTEIVLTKNDANKLAMSWLERLHDAQMGHYILSEKQQGIGSGLGFFLTVFTVIITALTFYQNTSDVYKWFFAILCSFATILSAIQSFYRPSQRSEIHRSQASRYGALKRDLELLLAKKGITPTEFVSQLNEIKKEWDAVAGESPLTDFDTLKEIKKKKKQLAEDDLEPVKLI
- a CDS encoding SIR2 family protein; protein product: MRFIPNGPDIPLSLLKARDENRVIFFCGAGVSQACSGICSFEELTQKVFEKLHVSKTDGIYTLIERIKTVEEEHGVHGLLSTDRIYRELEREFDPAEIKSAFVDALSDDSSSNLSAHETLLKLATTDDNRVQIVTTNFDRFFSRCDPDVPVYHPPNIAGHVNPKTFHGILHLHGCLDVDHNSIESRDLILTSVDFGAAYLADGWATQFYKQLFKDYVIVFVGYSAEDAPVMYLLEALGAQQGNFLEAYAFHDSSQDDHWNAKGITSISYSTDEEHRNLWETLKRWAVKVSEPERWASETLKLACCSPRMLEPIQREQVALFVSDLDGAKKFLDCDPSPCPEWLCVFSSKYRLRKTASWDEREAASSPYSSYGLASDPIPQNKKSNSQIRNGEWGWDAFEQSFDTHQRQALNTFFQGHNNLSSRVWALARWMAKNIDHPITVWWASQQRSVHPAVQDIISDSLYRSASDVPTNLAEAWFDILEAWQNSSRILNRELHMVEGVISKHGLSTALLRAWKKLTRPFICTKTSLYPDLPPGFDDLPLLRRDFLRFEIKYEDEYRTPAVCAEWLPAIVGASKENLQEAVKLEERFGDYFNLRRLPLVVSSERDQQGNFFQGNCLNAQLLWFISLFEKFIDSHLDLARKEANSWRTINNPLFDRLCIWAAAKGNFLSSSDSVALICGLSRDAFWEYQHEADLLSALRERWSGYSSSMIRRIENKLLLGPKLPSRIAKNEQLNYKSTTILTRLNYLKKHGCKFTFNFDEKKEVLVSNMTNKEEEVLPSSHVSRSGFIKVVTNKDASVFVSKSKEEILRKAEEALDKYPVYGERENPFAGLVENDPEKALVVLCYGLELGELHPRLWKTFLEQTRNEPQLILLINTAKHLMAVPKELLSEIYYDIGLWFEYVAKLFFNGSSKFFFEFCDWAVELLDDLSAENASAVVRGSLEIDWATEALNSLAGKIARAVVVTFDSKKPDQFGNALLCFEKLLNAPEDHKRLALVMISHQLRYLYQEEADWTERHLLPILSSGDLDTIDAFWSGYLWEGGIPTTDLFVKIKTSLLAFIGRDKELRRKYNAAIAYILLHKWECTSSQISSDDLRNVLLKNDDGLRTSILSQISAWVTSEDDNTRISWELASVRFFEEVWPKQLRIRTANTTGALCRILFSSAETVRRFSPYILPLLGKTNEQYDRWTYFLSDKDEIFDQYPDVILKVLVRTLPDTTEVWPYGLYDVLQKLKDTEVGGDREFQEIKRKWDNR
- a CDS encoding SIR2 family protein, whose amino-acid sequence is MPQLEIEIELLPPLQEIAERLRNGHASVMVGAGFSINTTPHAGTEQNFPSWNQLADIFYEKAHGDSSSHLKYLNVLKLAEEVEAAHNRPALDQLLLDNIPDKKRTPSKLHEKLLKLPWTDVFTTNYDTLLERACENVLSRKYDIVLTQQDLIFASKPRIIKLHGSFPSTRPFIITEEDYRSYPNKFAPFVNTVQQSLLENTLCLIGFSGDDPNFLSWIGWIRDNLKENAPKIYLVGIFDFTPAQLALLTKKNIHVVNMNLCKNINGSHSNGLGLFIDFLSKRALNNPPLDWPFSLVQPFRGDQDIKQQIEVASARWEQDRKEYPGWVIIPESQRKECLRSTFEWAYSFHHHKFTEIEPIKIFLFCHEYTWRIEQSLLPIFDDHAKFIEYVLEQTSLAQILNNEFEKSAPKQCITDLKKYYFNLQLSLLRYYREEGAHDKLEKIKEKISQNFEMLTLEQQEEFSYEEILTSLFNLDFSDAKKKLDQWDESPSLPAFEAKRASLHAEIGEPEIALAILENTLKKVRSSLNLQSSINISLLSLESWLILHTRYVESGLRYTTTKYTVPQKELAQFKNFTFMKWDNEKLTEPDSEPLFHFAPKDELPPEEAWEKLFSDKDHELSSANIEWNSLVDQWKSHKNTLENKRELIRQNELKQFSCDPWLEFDLLKLQTQSEKNFQHNGVPKPTFDIGTYSTQTHYKNYDEKLISGFNFVKMIEKTVGTARIYGTSLYKDTMVNSLKVISTSSPYWTLITLIRLAEDKAVDSVWDRKTLLTYNTSFISLAIQQTTCHLKEIFKQLSNADSALEDTYFRRLANVIPEILSHLCVKSNPSDRAKIIAILDEIFRADFKIQVAFSNLGKLTKRLITSCSDKELIDHFNTLILFPNLDTTHPLLSSELVDPVVYYFERINKMTVPREIISHKNETIKLLLSDLTSTVESTRKTACLKLFIFYEQDLLTPAQLTQFRNNLFAQHDEEEWPVHSGLYHSSLTSMCPCDLEPKLKKYILAEFQKSEAERAVLELLNSSENIKWSQDNFNSIIASALNLWKSNKNRLNTNDILLSNIDAKRCKILFQQLIQALARLICNAPHLTVNKTYHELINDMELHNITSLELLTVISDSSYNESQLTSKIEINLSSNDRGIFNDAVRAIKRCLLSKKVPNTLKHNLLNSLINVILWQKDQKIAFPLSMIEYLHAKISFTQDQINKIDHALNNISDYTALMKSHINFEDALIIRQSTASLAFSLSKNPNFEEMPSIHLWKEICFSEDEFAEIKNQWKE
- a CDS encoding DUF4357 domain-containing protein, with translation MKKKTLSFRIREAITALNVSDAEFAKAGGISGPALSMYINQGRQPKAMCIANWSTYYNIDTNWLLTGKGNIFKQEDISFSNIDKNIYTNPMILQLNAALNALDAAEADDKTIQSTIVAIVGQNLQHKAPCFIPITTRKNNATARFYTKKSIILCAGSIVEGTKDSMSNEALRQRKEAELKGNLRKTDNGKLITTKDLPFKSISSTAGFVVGSSKNGWDYWIVTQTGQPLSEFKDLLKSKS